In Daucus carota subsp. sativus chromosome 4, DH1 v3.0, whole genome shotgun sequence, one DNA window encodes the following:
- the LOC108216000 gene encoding uncharacterized GPI-anchored protein At4g28100 produces MTPPLYLILSLFLLTILPILHSLPAIPDPTTQPLQPFLPSSSPPLTIPANPEQSDLTACPLHLSDDLFRGIQSACTGKHNKHYKSRCCPALAAWLYSAYSTVALANAGRSLQTMSYGDLPQLPDDSETCVDALHKGLKTKGIELVKVNETCDVVYCYCGIRLHPLTCPSAFSVDGKSGKLVGDHSVHRLEKNCLRHGVNGCSNCLHSLSLLNEERTRNTTASEDRTSKMKNKDCDLMGLTWLLAKNRSAYMHTVSAVFGAIMKTTDGRNPQSCTLSSDGMPLAVDSTELNSQSSASHLHYQFYLYIITMISLLYNSLVAL; encoded by the exons ATGACCCCTCCACTCTACTTGATCCTATCTCTCTTCCTCCTCACAATCCTTCCCATTCTACACTCCTTACCAGCCATACCAGACCCAACCACACAACCCCTCCAACCCTTCCTCCCCTCCTCTTCACCACCCTTAACCATTCCAGCCAACCCCGAACAATCCGACCTCACAGCCTGCCCTCTGCACCTCTCAGATGACCTCTTTCGCGGCATCCAATCAGCTTGCACTGGCAAGCACAACAAGCATTATAAGTCCAGGTGCTGCCCTGCTCTAGCTGCATGGCTTTACTCAGCTTACTCCACTGTTGCACTTGCCAATGCTGGAAGATCACTGCAGACAATGTCGTATGGTGATCTTCCTCAGCTGCCCGATGACTCGGAGACTTGTGTGGATGCTCTGCATAAAGGGCTTAAGACTAAAGGCATTGAGCTGGTGAAGGTGAATGAGACTTGTGATGTAGTGTATTGTTACTGTGGGATCAGGTTGCATCCCTTGACTTGTCCTTCTGCATTTTCTGTTGATGGGAAAAGTGGGAAATTGGTGGGGGATCATAGTGTGCATAGATTGGAGAAGAATTGTTTGAGGCATGGTGTTAATGGATGTTCCAATTGCCTGCATTCCCTCTCTCTG CTCAATGAGGAGAGAACGAGAAACACAACAGCTTCAGAGGATAGAACCAGTAaaatgaagaataaagattgtgACCTCATGGGGCTGACATGGCTCCTTGCCAAGAACCGATCAGCCTACATGCACACGGTTTCTGCAGTCTTTGGGGCCATTATGAAGACCACAGATGGTCGAAACCCTCAGTCATGCACACTGAGCAGTGACGGAATGCCCTTGGCTGTCGATTCTACTGAACTCAACAGCCAGTCTTCAGCATCTCATCTTCACTACCAATTCTATCTTTACATCATCACTATGATAAGTTTGTTGTACAATAGCCTTGTTGctttataa